The genomic segment TACAACGCATAATGCCATTGGGGATGATGTTCAGCAGTCGGTTTGGATCGCCGCCACTTTGATAGCCGCTGATGGAAATTTTAACTGACTGTCTTTTCTCTTCGTCAATTTTTTGTAGCTGGCCATCAACTTTGACCTTACCTATCCAGTCGACACTGAGGTAGCCACCAATCTGGCGTTTGTCTTCCTCATTGCGATAATCAATTTTCATGTTAATCACAACGTTGGAGCCATAGGCAAAACCCTGTACAAAGCCATCACCAAGGTTTGCTGCTTTGTTACCAGGATAAGCTTGCGCCAGCTCTGTGGCTGCCTGAGTTGGTTGATACCCTTGGTCTGAACTTGGCATTAAGATACGAGACTTAGGTTTGACCGACGAATACACGGTATAGGTACCTGTGTAACGGTCGGCACTGATATCTTTTGCATAGTTTGCGCCCGCATCAACGCGCACAGCCGGGAACTTGAAGCCGGCATCGACTTTACCGTCGATGAGTTTCAGCGCCTGTTCATATCTCAGATCAACGCCAACACGAAAGTCGATGCTGGTATTGCCCAGATGCTCAACGGCCATGCCTTGCACAGACTGAATGCCCAGTAAGACATCGCCTTTGCTTTGATGTGCTGTACCAAGCGGCACTAAATCTATGCTTTTTGCCTCTGCGGAAAGCGGGGCTAATTCGCTGAGTTTCTCTGGCGTTTTGGTTGCCTGCGCGAGGGCCTGGGATGTCGTTAGTGCCAGCGCAAGGCAAATGAATTGATTTTTATTCATTGTGTTCACTCCGTGAAGAGGCCCCCTTTAGAGGCCTCACTGGTTTGTTTCCTGCTTATTGAATGCTGTTTAGGTAATCTTTATGCCAAGCTTCAGGAATTCGATTCAGGACGTCTTGTGTTGTTTCCACTTCATCCTCAAATTCATTGTCACTTTGCATTGCCAGATCGCCCACCTGCAGGCCATTTGCAAACATTGAGAAAGTTTCACCGGTAATGTGCTTTGGATCCTCAGAGGTACGAGCTAGTTTGAGGTTGTAAACATTGTCCTCATATTTCACTTGCTCAATCTTTGTGACCAGCTCCAGGCCATTGGTGGTGTGAATACGGTCACCTTGCTGAACTTTATTGGCCCAAGCCGAGACACCCGATTGAGTGACAACCGGGTGCGACTCAGTAAGTAGCAGCTCTTTACCTGAATCTGTGGTGATCTTGATCATAGGCAAGGCTTCAACACCGATTGATACGTCTTTGATTTCAAGTGGCATGTGTGAGTTTGGAGCAAACTGACTTGCGCCAAGTACTAAGTCGCCAACCTGTAACTGCTCGATAGGTAGTTGCTTACCATTGGCCAGCATGATCATCGAGCCTTTTGCGAGACAGCTATACACCATCTGCATAGGTGGATGCTCAATGTCTGTCCAGGTTTGCTCTTCAGGCATGTCTGTGCTGCCCACAACGTAGGTGAAATTACGCAGACGTTTTCTGCCACGCATTTCTGCTCAACTTCAATCGATAAGTTCATGATCCAGTGCGCATCTGCGTAGCGGCCATAAAGGGTTGCGTCACCAAATACCCCTTTTGAGCGTGGGATATTCCATGAGATGCGAGTGTAGTCGTAGATGTTGTCACCGACTTGCTTTTTCAAATATTTCAGTGAAATGTGATCAGAGAAAAGGTGCTCTGAGCCCTGATAACCCCCTAACTTGGATGCACCACCGCCTTCTTTAGTCTGAATGAAAATTTCGGTGCCATGGTATAGACCCATAGGTTGGGTGCCCGCAGGTTTGATCGCATAGCTTGGGTTACCATTGGCGTCATAAGTGACATCTTTGGTGCTCCAGTCCGGGCGATAGATTTTGGTTACTTTACCCATGACATCACGATAGCCGGAAAACGGTACAAGCACTTTTAATTGGTCATTTGGTGTACCACTAGGGTAGACCGCGTCGTAATCACAGTCATTGTACATACGGTTCAGACAGATTTTGATACGGTCCAGTGTCGGATCAGCATTGATCTCTTTTTTATCAACCGGGTTAGTGACAGCGCTTTCCAGAATCGCACCTTGCTGGATGGTCGGCATAGATGACGAGGGCAGTGCTTCAGTCCACGCCTGAGTTGACGCAGTGGCCTGCTTTAGGTCTTGGCTGGCTGAAAGCGCGTTCTGATAGCCCAATTCTGCCAGCAGAGTTTCTTTAGAATATTCAACGATGGTGTTTTTGTCTTCAGCAACTTCGTTGCCATTTTCATCGATATACACCACGGTCACCCAGGCGTCAGCGAAAATTTGCTCTGCAGCAAGCAGTCTTGGCATGATATCGCTGAGTTTGCCAAGCGAAGCTATGTCCATACGCTTTTTAGAAATCCCTTCTCCATAGTACTCAGCAAAACGAGGTATGGTGATGTCCTGGCCATTTTCGTCTATCAGTGCAATGTCGATAAAAGTGTAGGTCGTTGATGCAACTTCACTATTGATAGCAGAGATCATCACATATTCAGTGCCTGACGCGTCTTTAACAGCTCTCAAACCCATGTGTTTGAAAAAAGAACATACTTTATCAGCGTTACAATTTGAGCTAATGCTATTGTTCAGACTGCTAAGTTGCTCTGTCTGAGCAGTTTTGAGCCCAAATTTTTTGGCCTGTTCGCGTTTGTCCAATAAATTGAACAGATGTGGACGGTTACTCTTATTAAGGCCATGCTTACTCAGTCGTTGTTGTACTTTTTCTGCACTGCTCAATGCCTGAAATTTTAAAGTAGACTTAGGTAAAGCGGTGCTATTTTCGGACAAAGGACTCGCGACAGTAGCAAGAGAAGCCCCTCCCAAAGCAGCGATGACTGCTAGGCTAACAAGTTTCATAAAGTTTCCTTTTTGAGTGGTTTTATGAGGTAGCTCGTAGGCAAAGTTGCCTTTGCCTACATTACTGCGAGCGGTTTTAGTTAATATCGGGTGACTCTGATTTTGAGATCTTCAATTTCACCGTAATTAAATCTGTTACAAGCATCTGACTTATAGTCATTGGCCGGACGCTCTTCTAATTTAGAGCGCAATACAAACCATTTCGACCAATCCCAGCTGCTGACATTGGGCAGTGTCAATGATTTTGTGGCGCTGATCCGGCAATATTCTGAACCGGAAACTGTGGTGCACTGGCTATTGTCTATCCAGTAGTTGTAGTTTGGATCGTTGTCTAACCCGGATTCAGAAGACTCGAAACCATCTTTACCATTTGCATCCAGCCAAATGGTGAAGCGCACATCACGATTACCATTTTGTAGCAAGTTTTCGGCAGTAGAGCGAGGCATCAGATTGGTCATGATTTCAACACTGATATAGGTTCTTCTCTTAATATCGGTGCCGCTTAGAGTGTTCAGGCTGTACCCTTCACGATTGAACCCTGCTGCGGATGGGACATTGGCAAGTAATGTTGAATAATTGAATAGCTTCATGTCGTCGATATAGATGACATCGGCATTGGCGCCATTACTGATCTTGGCTGGACATGCGTTTACAGGATCCAGTGAGATGCGGGTTTGTTTGGTATCTGTCTCACTTTGGTCGGCGTACTGTATTTGTAATGATACATCAAACTGACCACCGTCGGTTGGATAATCAATTATGCCGGGATCTCGTGCAGTGCTGGTACGATTATCAAAACCGAATTGCCAATAGAATTGTGGGTTTTTAGCATCATTGACCTGAGAAGTGTTAGTGAATTTAACCCGGTTGCCATCCAGGTACTGCACCTCAAAATCAGAGATCAGCGGTAGGTTGTCTGAGTCCACATCCATCATTACATCCACAACCTGAGCGTTGTCTGCAACACCACATGCATCTAGCAGAGAATAGTCAAACTCATTGTTAGTAATGGCGACGCGCAGCAGCCCAAGACCACGATTAGTCTGTTGATCAAGCGTGAACTTCACGCTACTCCCGGAGATGGTTTGACTTGACAACACAGCTTCATTCGATTCCATCAGTCCATTTCTGTTGCTATCAAAGTACACGGAAACACGTTTTCCACTGAGGTCCTGAGCAAAGCTCAGAGTGTGCTCTCTCGGTTTTGCGACAGGCCAGGGCGTATCTAGTTTTGCTCTGTATCCGGCGTTGAGTCCCGACAAAGTAAAGTTATTAATAGACAGAGTACTGGTGTGTAACACAGCATTGTTCATAAACGGCTCACAGCGCAATGCTGCAGGGCGGCTATAAAAATGGTTGTAAGCCGACTGAGTTGCCTGGTTCCCATTTTGATCCTCGGTGGTTACGTTGACAGAGAATCGGATCAGGGTGTCTTCAACAACCTGTTTAGTGCGTTGCAAGTAGGGGTAGATGGGTGTGCCACTGTCACGTTGCCAGCTTTCACTTTGGCCGTCACCCCAGTTCACGTCGATGCTGCGAATGGTATCTGGAGTGATACGACTCAAATCATAGCTGGCCTGATTGTAGTTAAGCCATGCATCGGCGTCCAAAGTAGACAGTCCAATACCAGTAGAAATACCGACACCAGCCAGGCTGTGTGATACATCTGCCTTGATTTGGTTCAGAGATTTGTTGCCGACTTGAATATGGGCGGTTTGATCAACCAGACAGAAGCCAAATTCATTTAAAGACATGCCAGAGAATACGCAGCCAGACGTGTTGGCGCGCAAAAATAAGCGATAGGCTTGTTGGATGGTCCAGCCCTGTGTTTTGACAAGCTCGTAAAACGCTTTTCTTAAAACACCACCATTATCATGGCCTGTTTTAGCAGTGGTAAAATCTTTAACGTGATCTATGCTTCGACCATCCCAGGAAGGTAATTCAAAGAAACGTGCTGCTTTATCCTGTGGGAACACATCCCAGCCATACCACCACTTACGATTCTTAGTGTACAACCCTGCTTGGTCAGTAAATTGGTCGGCAAATGCCTGAGACTGTGTGTAAGCGCCCGATGCGGTATGTTGATAATAGTCGAGTATTGCAATCGCAGAGATATCGGATAGCCCTTCGTTTATTGCACTGTCGACGCCTTCTCTGCTCAGCCCAGAATTCCACTCGGTAATGGCATGGGTAATTTCATGTGCAGCAATGCTCATCCCAGTCAGAGCAAAATACTCATATCCGCCGTTGCCCGAGCCATAGTTAACAAACTCACCATCCCACGAAGCGGAGTTAGTGCCAAAAATAGTGTTTCTGTTTACTTTCTGGGACAGTGGTTTAATACAATAGCCGTTGCTGTCGCAGTCAATACTTTGTTGCGGGTACAACGCCTTTAATTGTGTATGGAAGTATTGCATAACCAGGCCGGCGTTAAAGTGTGCTTCGTTTGCCGGGCTGTAGCTATAGTAGGCGTCAAATGTCTGGTCAATCTCGCGTTTGACAAAGTTTTCGTTATTCGTCTGACAGACATAAGATACCGGTGTCGTTTCGGAGACTGCTGCATCGTAAGTCACCACATATGGGTTATCTAAAATACAGTTGTTGTTTTCTTTTTTGACGATGAATGGGTAGCCATTAAATTCAGAAAAAATAGCGTTCTGGCTCAGGTCTTCAAATCTGAGCTCTGCACCTTTGGGGCTATTTCATCAAACTGGTAGCTGGTACAGTTTTGCATACTGTCGGGGCTGGGGAGTAACATATTGCGCCTAGCTTGTCGTTGCCACCTATACCTCCACCGGCAACATACCCCGCGTCTTTCAGTGATTCCTGAGAAAAAGCAAATGACATATTATAGGACTTAGAAACGACCGTGAGATCGTCACCATTGAGCAATATTCTTTCTTTTCTATCCTTAAATGTCGCCAATACCTCGATGACTGGGAGCAGGGTATCGCCCTTGATAAAAAAAGCTTTTTCGTAACTATATTTGGCAACATCAGTTAACTCGGGCAGTGCTTCAAGGTGCTGGCTGAGTTGAGTCTGTGCTATACCATGAAACTGAGCCTGCCCCTGAGGTGCAATTCCAGAGATTAAATTGCCCATCGCCTGGCGGATCTCACCATTGTTGTTGCGAACAATCACCAGGTTACTTGATAACACCGGATAGTTTCCGACATAAGCACGATAGTGTTCGTAGACTGTAGGAGTCCCAACTTTTTTTGTTAACTTATAGTGAATACTTTGCGCTTTTTTTTCTGTGGTTAGCTTGCCTGTCTCGAGTGTCGACGCTGTAAATGGCTGAGAATGACTTTCTGAAACAACCTGTTTCAGGTCATCCCACATAAATTGTTTGTTGTGCAGTGATTGAGACTTGACGTCAGCGAGTGCACTGGAAATGGGCAGCGCAGCAACACCTAAACCAAATAAGTACCCCAAATGTTTCATGCAGTTTGTCCTTAATGAGTGTCAATATATGGCCTTATATGACCTTGATTAGTTGGAAAACTCTAATGTCAATGTTGGATAGTATATAAATTAAATAAATTGTTGCAAATGTTTATTTTATGTTCAGTTTGTGTTTCTTTTGGGTTTATTTTCAAGTCTGCAATAATTTGATGGAAAGTGTCTTCCCATGTCATTGTTTTTGTTTCTACAGCGCAAGAAGTCGCTATTTGTGGGTTGCGAACAGTCGAATAAAAAATTTCTTATTTTTGTAATCTTATTGATTTGATAATTCTGTTAAGGGCAGTGGCGAAGGGGAGAGCTTGATCTACTTTCGTGGCAATGCGTAGATCAAGTTAATTTCTTTTGAAGGTGGGTAAGATGCTTAGGGTGCAGTGATTGCAAGCCATTGCGTGATACGCTCATACATGAAATCCCGAATGAGAGGTTGAGCTTTTTCGTTGGGGTGCAGGTTATCGTTTTGCATCAAACTGCGATCTGCAGCAATGGGCAGCATAAAGTAGTCCATTAAATAGGCGCCAGTTTGTTCTGCTACCTGAGGGTAGCTGTCTGCAAACAGTGTGCTGTAGCGCTTACCATAGTTGGGTGGGATATGGATTTGCATTAAAGCGACTTTAGCACCACTTGCCTGACTTTTATCGACCAGCTCGCGTAAATGTTTGCGGATCAGTTTAGGTGGAAACCCGCGCAGACCATCGTTTGCACCCAGCTCGATGAGTACGTGGCTGGGCTGATGGCTTTCAAGTTGTTTATCGATTGTCAGTAGCGCATTATCTGTGGTTTGTCCTGAGACACTGGTATTGACCAGAGTGATCGCTTTTTGCTCCGTCTCGTATTTATTTTGTAACAAATTAACCCAGGACGGTGCTTGTTTGAGACCATAACCGGCGCTTAAGCTATCACCAATGATCATAATTTTGGTATCGTTGGCGTTCGCTTTTGATATGAAAAGTGTGCCGAAGATCAATACCACCAGTTGTAGGAAAAATCGCATCATGTCAGTGCTTTCTCAGTTAAATATTATTCAGGTTAAGGAGTTGGGTAAAACCGTCAGTACCTTTGAAGGTGACCTCACTATCCTTAGCGATATCAATTTTTCTGTCAAGTCAGGGGAGTCAGTGGCAGTGGTTGGCACATCAGGCTCGGGGAAATCAACGTTACTCAGTTTGCTGGCTGGTTTGGATATTGCCAGTAAGGGAGAAGTCTACCTCGATGGTGAAGCGCTTCACCAACTTAATGAAGAGCAACGCGCACGTCTGAGGGCTGAAAAGGTTGGCTTTGTATTTCAGTCATTTATGCTAGTGCAAAGCCTGACTGCACTGGAAAACGTGATGCTACCTGCTGAACTGGCAGGCGAAAAAAATGCCAAAGAGCAGGCTCAGGCGTTGTTGGAAAAAGTCGGACTGGCACATCGGGTTGGTCACTACCCTTCGCAATTGTCGGGGGGAGAGCAACAACGAGTCGCCATTGCGCGCGCCTTTATCGGAACACCAAAAATTCTTTTTGCCGATGAGCCATCTGCAAATTTGGACTCAAAAAATGGCCAGCTAATCGAAAGCCTGTTGTTTGATTTAAACAAGCAGCACGGCACAACCTTAATTCTGGTAACACACGATGAAGATCTGGCAAAACAGTGTGACCGCATTATTCATATTGAGGGCGGTCAGCTGGCAAAGATCCGTGATGGCGAGGGAGTAGCAGCACATGTGGGCTAAACTGGCGCTAAGATTATTTTTTCGCGAGTTGCGCCGTGGTGAACTGACCATCATTTTCGCCGCTATTGCTTTGGCGGTGCTGACCGTCTTCAGCTTAAGCTCAGTCACAGAGCGGATCCGGCTCAATATTGAACAGAAATCTGCCGACTTCATTGCAGCAGACCGTCGCTTGGCCAGTAACCATGAGTTAGACGAGCGCTACCTCAAAGTCGCGCAAGACTTTGGGCTTGAAACAGCACAAAATATATTTTTGACTCCATGCTATTTGTGGATGATGAGTTAGTGCTTGGGTCGATTAAAGCTGTGAGCAATAGCCACCCGCTGCGCGGTAAGATCACACTTAAAGATACGTTGGAAGGGGAGCAATACGATATTGCTGCGGCGCCCGCTAAAGGAGAAGCCTGGCTCAGTGAAGGTTTGTTTTACACGCTTGGCCTGGAGGTAGGTGATCAGGTAGAAA from the Pseudoalteromonas sp. R3 genome contains:
- a CDS encoding Hint domain-containing protein; the protein is MPEEQTWTDIEHPPMQMVYSCLAKGSMIMLANGKQLPIEQLQVGDLVLGASQFAPNSHMPLEIKDVSIGVEALPMIKITTDSGKELLLTESHPVVTQSGVSAWANKVQQGDRIHTTNGLELVTKIEQVKYEDNVYNLKLARTSEDPKHITGETFSMFANGLQVGDLAMQSDNEFEDEVETTQDVLNRIPEAWHKDYLNSIQ
- a CDS encoding M4 family metallopeptidase, with protein sequence MSQNAIFSEFNGYPFIVKKENNNCILDNPYVVTYDAAVSETTPVSYVCQTNNENFVKREIDQTFDAYYSYSPANEAHFNAGLVMQYFHTQLKALYPQQSIDCDSNGYCIKPLSQKVNRNTIFGTNSASWDGEFVNYGSGNGGYEYFALTGMSIAAHEITHAITEWNSGLSREGVDSAINEGLSDISAIAILDYYQHTASGAYTQSQAFADQFTDQAGLYTKNRKWWYGWDVFPQDKAARFFELPSWDGRSIDHVKDFTTAKTGHDNGGVLRKAFYELVKTQGWTIQQAYRLFLRANTSGCVFSGMSLNEFGFCLVDQTAHIQVGNKSLNQIKADVSHSLAGVGISTGIGLSTLDADAWLNYNQASYDLSRITPDTIRSIDVNWGDGQSESWQRDSGTPIYPYLQRTKQVVEDTLIRFSVNVTTEDQNGNQATQSAYNHFYSRPAALRCEPFMNNAVLHTSTLSINNFTLSGLNAGYRAKLDTPWPVAKPREHTLSFAQDLSGKRVSVYFDSNRNGLMESNEAVLSSQTISGSSVKFTLDQQTNRGLGLLRVAITNNEFDYSLLDACGVADNAQVVDVMMDVDSDNLPLISDFEVQYLDGNRVKFTNTSQVNDAKNPQFYWQFGFDNRTSTARDPGIIDYPTDGGQFDVSLQIQYADQSETDTKQTRISLDPVNACPAKISNGANADVIYIDDMKLFNYSTLLANVPSAAGFNREGYSLNTLSGTDIKRRTYISVEIMTNLMPRSTAENLLQNGNRDVRFTIWLDANGKDGFESSESGLDNDPNYNYWIDNSQCTTVSGSEYCRISATKSLTLPNVSSWDWSKWFVLRSKLEERPANDYKSDACNRFNYGEIEDLKIRVTRY
- a CDS encoding ABC transporter ATP-binding protein, whose amino-acid sequence is MSVLSQLNIIQVKELGKTVSTFEGDLTILSDINFSVKSGESVAVVGTSGSGKSTLLSLLAGLDIASKGEVYLDGEALHQLNEEQRARLRAEKVGFVFQSFMLVQSLTALENVMLPAELAGEKNAKEQAQALLEKVGLAHRVGHYPSQLSGGEQQRVAIARAFIGTPKILFADEPSANLDSKNGQLIESLLFDLNKQHGTTLILVTHDEDLAKQCDRIIHIEGGQLAKIRDGEGVAAHVG
- a CDS encoding arylesterase translates to MMRFFLQLVVLIFGTLFISKANANDTKIMIIGDSLSAGYGLKQAPSWVNLLQNKYETEQKAITLVNTSVSGQTTDNALLTIDKQLESHQPSHVLIELGANDGLRGFPPKLIRKHLRELVDKSQASGAKVALMQIHIPPNYGKRYSTLFADSYPQVAEQTGAYLMDYFMLPIAADRSLMQNDNLHPNEKAQPLIRDFMYERITQWLAITAP